From the genome of Candidatus Cloacimonadota bacterium:
AGAATTGTATATTTTTTAGGAATTTATTTCCCAGTAACAAACTTTTAGATATTTTCGAATGAAGACTAAATTTTTATTTACATAGAAGTAATTTACTTAATAGATGCAAAATAAAAAGATTTTATAATCAATAGACAATTAAACGATCTTGGCACGCAGATTGCGTGGATAATAGAAAAAACGGACTTATTAAATATGATGAAAAAAAGAAAAGTTAGTTTTTCGGTAATGATTATTATCTTCCATTTCACAATAGTAATTTTTTTAATGGGGATTTCGAGCAGTGTGATTTTTGCAGACACTCTGGCTCGTTCCAATGGCAATATTGAGGGAACAGTAACGATTTCTGCGGGATTTGGAATTGTAGATAGTGTTGGCGTTACTGCACTGAACGCAGATTCCTCTTATACAACCGTTCCGGATTCCACAGGATTTTATCAGTTTGATAGACCTGTAGGTATTTATTCCGTAACTGCGATTTTAGAAAATTACGAAGATTCCACTATTACCGAGGTGGAAGTTTTGGAAAATCAAACTACAAGCGATATCGATTTTTGTTTGAACCCGATTCTCGGTTATGTTCAGGCGAATATTAA
Proteins encoded in this window:
- a CDS encoding carboxypeptidase-like regulatory domain-containing protein, whose protein sequence is MMKKRKVSFSVMIIIFHFTIVIFLMGISSSVIFADTLARSNGNIEGTVTISAGFGIVDSVGVTALNADSSYTTVPDSTGFYQFDRPVGIYSVTAILENYEDSTITEVEVLENQTTSDIDFCLNPILGYVQANIKPTLCK